From the genome of Malus domestica chromosome 04, GDT2T_hap1, one region includes:
- the LOC103427547 gene encoding L-type lectin-domain containing receptor kinase VIII.1-like yields the protein MFDFHCFLYILILCIPKPAVFTVVAATEFDFGTLTLSSLKLIGDAHLSNGSVRLTRDLAVPNSGAGRVLYSKPIRFRQPSSPVPASFSTFFSFSVTNLNPSSIGGGLAFLISPDDVALGDAGGFLGLQSGPDTGSGFVAVEFDTLMDVEFKDINGNHVGLDLDSMVSTRVSDLDAVDIDLKSGDLVNSWIEYDGSSQVITVSVSYSNLKPKDPVLSFSLDLAQYVSDFMYVGFSGSTQGSTEIHSVEWWSFSSSFDSPVSPSGSPSPPPPSTTLMNPTANSVKSPPPSMPPSGSSSSNASGTNQKNSKSSSSCHNQLCREGPGAVAGVVTASAFVLALFAGVLIWVYSKKVKQVKKSDSNFASDIIKMPKEFTYRELKAATKCFNANRIIGHGAFGTVYKGILSDTGDIVAVKRCSHSSQGKNEFLSELSIIGTLRHRNLVRLQGWCHEKGEILLVYDLMPNGSLDKALFEARTPLPWPHRRKILLGVASALAYLHQECENQVIHRDIKTSNIMLDEGFNARLGDFGLARQIEHDKSPDATVAAGTMGYLAPEYLLTGRATEKTDVFSFGAVVLEVGSGRRPIEREVSGVGKAGACSNLVEWVWGLHRDGRLLTAADPRLEGQFDEGEMRKVLLVGLACSHPDPNCRPAMRGVVQMLVGEAQVPIVPRTKPCTSFSTSHLLLSLQDSVSDCNGMITISTSSSELSFGAGAGGDHIV from the coding sequence ATGTTCGATTTTCACTGCTTCCTTTACATTCTGATTCTCTGCATTCCCAAACCCGCCGTGTTCACCGTCGTCGCCGCCACCGAATTTGACTTTGGCACCTTGACTCTGAGCAGCCTGAAGCTCATTGGCGATGCCCACCTGAGCAATGGGAGTGTGCGGCTCACCCGCGACCTCGCCGTTCCCAACTCTGGCGCCGGCCGCGTTTTATACTCCAAACCCATTCGCTTCCGCCAGCCTTCCTCCCCAGTCCCGGCGAGCTTCTCCACATTCTTCTCATTCTCCGTCACCAACCTCAACCCCTCCTCCATCGGCGGCGGTCTCGCGTTCCTCATCTCCCCCGACGACGTCGCTCTCGGCGACGCCGGCGGGTTCCTCGGCCTTCAGTCGGGTCCAGATACTGGGTCGGGTTTTGTGGCCGTCGAATTCGACACGCTCATGGACGTCGAGTTCAAGGACATCAACGGGAACCACGTCGGGTTGGATCTGGACTCCATGGTGTCGACACGTGTCAGCGATCTTGATGCCGTCGACATCGATCTCAAGAGCGGCGATCTGGTGAACTCGTGGATCGAGTACGACGGGTCGAGTCAGGTCATCACCGTCTCGGTTTCATACTCGAATCTGAAACCCAAAGACCCGGTTCTATCATTCTCCCTCGATCTAGCCCAGTACGTCAGCGATTTTATGTACGTTGGGTTTTCCGGGTCGACCCAGGGAAGCACGGAGATTCACAGCGTCGAGTGGTGGAGCTTCAGCTCGTCGTTCGATTCCCCTGTTTCGCCATCCGGGTCGCCGTCTCCGCCGCCGCCGAGCACTACTTTGATGAACCCAACTGCCAATTCAGTAAAATCTCCACCACCGTCAATGCCGCCAAGTGGGTCTTCTTCTAGTAATGCTAGCGGTACTAATCAGAAGAACAGCAAGTCGTCTTCTTCCTGCCATAACCAGCTCTGCAGAGAAGGTCCGGGAGCCGTAGCCGGAGTTGTCACCGCTTCCGCTTTTGTTTTGGCTCTGTTTGCAGGTGTTTTAATCTGGGTTTACTCCAAGAAAGTCAAACAAGTCAAGAAATCGGATTCGAATTTCGCTTCGGATATCATCAAAATGCCGAAGGAGTTCACTTACAGGGAGCTCAAGGCAGCAACTAAGTGCTTCAATGCCAATAGAATCATCGGGCATGGTGCTTTCGGAACAGTCTACAAAGGCATATTATCCGACACCGGCGACATTGTCGCGGTGAAGAGGTGCAGCCACAGCAGTCAGGGGAAGAACGAGTTCTTGTCGGAATTGTCGATAATTGGAACTCTCAGGCACCGGAATTTGGTGAGGCTCCAAGGCTGGTGCCACGAGAAGGGCGAAATTTTGTTGGTGTATGATTTAATGCCGAATGGCAGTCTCGACAAGGCATTGTTCGAGGCAAGAACGCCGCTGCCATGGCCGCACCGGCGAAAAATTCTATTGGGAGTTGCCTCTGCTCTGGCCTATTTGCACCAAGAATGTGAAAATCAGGTGATCCATAGGGACATTAAGACCAGTAACATAATGCTGGATGAAGGGTTCAATGCCCGGTTGGGGGATTTCGGTTTGGCGAGGCAAATCGAGCACGACAAGTCGCCAGACGCCACGGTGGCGGCCGGGACAATGGGGTACCTGGCGCCGGAGTACTTGTTGACAGGCAGAGCTACTGAGAAAACGGATGTGTTTAGCTTTGGGGCGGTGGTGCTTGAGGTGGGGAGTGGGAGGAGGCCAATTGAGAGGGAGGTGAGTGGGGTAGGAAAAGCAGGAGCGTGTAGTAATTTGGTGGAGTGGGTGTGGGGATTGCACAGAGATGGGCGGTTGTTGACGGCGGCGGACCCGAGATTGGAGGGGCAATTTGATGAGGGGGAGATGAGGAAGGTGCTGCTGGTTGGGCTGGCGTGCTCACATCCTGACCCTAATTGTCGGCCAGCAATGAGAGGAGTGGTTCAGATGCTGGTGGGTGAAGCTCAAGTCCCAATTGTGCCAAGAACGAAGCCTTGTACAAGTTTCAGCACTTCACATCTTTTGTTGAGCTTGCAGGACAGTGTTTCTGACTGCAATGGCATGATCACCatctccacctcctcctccgaaCTCAGCTTCGGCGCCGGCGCCGGCGGTGATCACatcgtttga